The Apibacter raozihei genome contains a region encoding:
- a CDS encoding DUF3276 family protein, translating to MNDLENVEKKENEIFSKVLRAGKRTYFFDVRETKAGDYYLTITESKKNVSEEGSMGFKKFKIYLYKEDFKNFKDILEETTSFIIKETGEKVISERHRDDFHLQADENKTTPNPANISNYTNVDFEDI from the coding sequence ATGAATGATTTAGAAAATGTAGAGAAGAAAGAAAATGAAATTTTCTCTAAAGTGTTAAGAGCTGGTAAAAGAACTTATTTTTTTGATGTAAGAGAAACTAAAGCTGGAGATTATTATTTAACAATTACTGAAAGTAAAAAAAATGTATCTGAAGAAGGATCTATGGGATTCAAAAAATTTAAAATCTATCTTTACAAAGAAGATTTTAAAAATTTTAAAGATATACTAGAAGAAACCACTTCATTCATCATAAAAGAAACAGGAGAAAAAGTTATTTCTGAAAGACATCGCGATGACTTTCATCTTCAGGCAGATGAAAACAAAACTACTCCTAACCCTGCCAATATTTCCAACTACACAAACGTAGATTTTGAAGACATTTAA
- a CDS encoding C40 family peptidase: MRSVFKLFTVLFIVSATTTSCVSNYVVSNNSYKYPSTNEFLLVHNFGSRAKGPNVAKVDEKALISDNSLVSDNSLIENINIYAEKSFTKEAYNLITEAKTYLGTPYRYGGTTRNGIDCSSFVQHVFDAFDISLPRTSAMQSQQGTWISKEELKKGDLIFFAHTPKSRVSHVGIVESVSPSGEIFFIHASSSQGVTISSLDMAYWKKRFRAGKRVLKEIEDNQINTEAQQDDIRFVKATF, from the coding sequence ATGAGGTCTGTATTCAAATTATTTACTGTTTTATTCATCGTATCAGCAACAACAACTTCTTGTGTTTCCAATTATGTTGTGAGCAACAATTCTTATAAATACCCTTCCACCAATGAATTTTTATTAGTTCATAATTTTGGTTCTAGAGCTAAAGGGCCTAATGTTGCTAAAGTAGATGAAAAAGCATTAATTTCAGACAACTCTCTGGTTAGTGACAATTCTCTAATAGAAAATATCAATATTTATGCCGAAAAGTCTTTTACAAAAGAAGCATATAATTTAATTACAGAAGCTAAAACTTATCTGGGTACTCCTTACCGTTATGGAGGAACAACCAGAAACGGTATTGACTGTTCTTCATTTGTTCAACATGTTTTCGATGCTTTCGATATCTCATTACCAAGAACATCTGCTATGCAATCGCAACAAGGAACATGGATATCGAAAGAGGAGCTGAAAAAAGGAGATTTAATATTTTTTGCGCATACACCTAAAAGCAGAGTTTCTCACGTTGGAATTGTAGAAAGCGTTAGCCCAAGCGGTGAAATATTTTTCATTCATGCTTCATCTTCACAAGGAGTAACAATTTCATCTCTGGACATGGCTTACTGGAAAAAAAGATTCAGAGCAGGAAAAAGAGTGTTAAAAGAAATTGAGGATAATCAAATTAATACTGAAGCACAACAAGACGATATAAGATTTGTTAAAGCTACTTTTTAA
- a CDS encoding TonB-dependent receptor, with the protein MKKRDFIFISILTGCYVNAQVKKDSIQLENIVVTAKAPISRERIGKKQLESKNLGQDIPSLLKNNLSVVSSSDAGNSVGYTGMRIRGSDQTRINVTLNGVPVNDAESQGPFWINMPDLASSVSNLTIQRGVGTSTEGTGSFGASINVKTQSPSSTAYFQTDQSIGSFKTHKHTFAAGTGNLWNDKIKIDSRVSFIKSDGYVDRAFSDLFSYYTHGVYEKNNTKIGIMLFGGKQKSYQAWNGVDKIQMTERRTFNSSGAIYDENGNIKRYYNNETDNYKQEHYHLYFEQQLNIYWKLSSTLFVTKGEGYYEEYKQNSKLINYKITPIVIGNETITSSDLIRRQWLDNVFYGTTNRLSASFEKWKIEIGLGANIYDGDHFGNVIWAEYFSNSQKDHEYYRNKAKKKEISGFVKSIYKITKSLELFGDIQYRNIHYNGHDAPGGESIYKNGGPLSFSENYNFINPKIGTSYDFNNGNLYLTYGLAQREPSRNDILNNTHVKPELLHNIELGIKQNLNSFSYSANWYGMYYIDQLILSGKINDVGTFIRENSGKSFRTGIELSAGYQLSPAISMNANSTWSINKNINFKKETEGTIINLGNTDIAFSPNYIGNFIIDWKALENFTIHWANQYVSSQFLTNEEPRNGKLDGYFTSDFIFEYSPKFLKVNNFSIKLLLNNIFNNLYENNGYYYDDTPYYYPQSGFNFLTGISIKI; encoded by the coding sequence ATGAAAAAAAGGGATTTTATTTTTATTAGCATTTTGACAGGCTGCTACGTGAACGCTCAGGTAAAAAAAGATTCAATACAGCTCGAAAATATTGTAGTTACTGCTAAAGCTCCTATAAGTAGAGAACGTATAGGTAAAAAACAACTTGAAAGCAAAAATTTAGGTCAGGACATTCCTTCTTTATTAAAAAATAATTTATCCGTAGTATCTTCTTCAGATGCAGGTAATAGTGTTGGATATACGGGAATGAGAATCAGAGGCAGTGATCAAACCCGCATTAATGTAACTTTAAATGGCGTACCTGTCAATGATGCTGAATCGCAAGGTCCTTTTTGGATTAATATGCCCGATTTAGCTTCTTCAGTTTCAAACCTGACAATACAACGAGGAGTAGGTACTTCAACTGAAGGAACCGGTTCATTTGGTGCCAGCATCAATGTAAAAACTCAATCACCCTCATCTACCGCATATTTCCAGACAGATCAGTCTATAGGTTCTTTCAAAACTCATAAGCATACTTTTGCAGCAGGAACGGGTAATCTATGGAATGACAAAATAAAAATTGACAGTAGAGTATCATTTATTAAATCTGACGGATATGTAGATCGAGCTTTTTCCGATTTATTTTCATATTATACTCATGGTGTTTATGAAAAAAATAACACAAAAATAGGTATCATGCTTTTCGGAGGAAAACAAAAGTCATATCAAGCATGGAATGGGGTCGATAAAATTCAAATGACCGAACGAAGGACTTTTAACAGCAGCGGGGCAATTTATGATGAAAACGGCAATATTAAGCGATATTACAACAACGAAACTGATAATTATAAACAAGAGCATTATCATTTATATTTTGAACAACAATTGAATATTTATTGGAAATTAAGTTCTACCTTATTTGTTACTAAGGGAGAAGGATATTATGAAGAATATAAGCAAAACTCAAAATTAATTAATTACAAAATTACCCCTATAGTTATTGGGAATGAAACGATAACTTCTTCTGACTTGATCAGAAGGCAGTGGTTAGATAATGTTTTTTACGGAACGACTAACCGCCTCTCTGCTTCATTCGAAAAATGGAAAATTGAAATAGGTCTTGGGGCAAATATTTATGATGGAGATCATTTTGGTAATGTTATCTGGGCCGAATATTTTTCCAATAGTCAAAAAGATCATGAGTACTATAGAAACAAGGCTAAAAAGAAAGAAATTTCCGGATTTGTAAAATCTATTTATAAAATTACTAAATCTTTGGAATTATTTGGTGATATTCAATATCGAAACATCCATTATAACGGACATGATGCTCCTGGTGGTGAAAGTATTTATAAAAACGGAGGGCCTTTAAGTTTCAGTGAAAATTATAATTTTATAAATCCAAAAATTGGAACTTCTTATGATTTTAATAACGGAAATTTGTATTTAACCTATGGTCTTGCACAAAGAGAACCCAGCAGAAACGATATTTTAAACAATACTCACGTTAAACCAGAACTTTTACATAATATAGAATTAGGAATTAAACAAAATTTAAACTCATTTTCGTATTCAGCGAATTGGTACGGTATGTATTATATAGATCAATTAATTCTTAGTGGTAAAATTAATGACGTAGGTACATTTATCCGAGAAAATAGTGGTAAAAGTTTTCGAACCGGAATTGAACTTTCTGCAGGATATCAATTATCTCCAGCAATAAGTATGAATGCAAATTCAACCTGGAGCATCAATAAAAATATAAATTTTAAAAAAGAAACCGAAGGAACTATAATTAACCTAGGAAATACGGATATTGCTTTTTCACCCAACTATATTGGGAATTTTATTATTGACTGGAAAGCATTAGAAAACTTCACCATACACTGGGCCAATCAATATGTAAGCAGCCAGTTTCTTACCAATGAAGAGCCTAGAAATGGTAAATTGGACGGATATTTTACTTCTGATTTTATTTTTGAATATTCTCCTAAATTTTTAAAAGTCAATAATTTCAGTATAAAACTTCTGCTTAATAATATTTTTAATAATTTATACGAAAATAATGGCTATTATTATGATGATACCCCTTATTATTATCCACAAAGTGGTTTTAATTTTCTGACGGGTATTAGCATTAAAATATGA
- a CDS encoding thioredoxin family protein, producing the protein MKNIICYILFMVSIHLFSQENDLIQWKSIQQADSIQQKGDQRLILVDIYTEWCGPCKLMDRYTFHDQKVVDYINENFIPVKFNAESKENVTFKGKSYQWVSNGRGGGIQALAYFTLGGEVSYPSIALINARGETVFVITGFYQADDFLETVKNVKKEIIDKI; encoded by the coding sequence ATGAAAAATATTATATGCTATATACTATTCATGGTATCTATACATCTTTTTTCTCAGGAAAATGATTTAATACAATGGAAATCTATACAACAGGCAGACAGTATTCAACAAAAGGGAGATCAGAGACTTATTCTTGTAGATATTTATACTGAATGGTGCGGTCCGTGTAAACTTATGGATCGTTATACTTTTCATGATCAAAAAGTAGTTGATTACATTAATGAAAATTTCATTCCTGTGAAATTTAATGCTGAATCTAAGGAGAATGTCACATTTAAAGGAAAAAGCTATCAATGGGTATCTAATGGAAGAGGTGGTGGAATTCAGGCTCTAGCATATTTTACTTTAGGAGGAGAAGTAAGCTATCCTTCTATAGCACTAATCAATGCCCGTGGAGAAACCGTATTTGTTATTACCGGATTTTATCAGGCTGATGATTTTCTGGAAACAGTAAAAAATGTAAAAAAAGAAATAATTGATAAAATTTAG
- a CDS encoding ComEC/Rec2 family competence protein → MLNIGKHPYSFFLFFLIVGIFLGKNLDLSYKLCCFLLISTLIILFFILKQIKFKIIYSLIILFSWFILGVLVLKINSFVPNNHYVNFINEKELQCLTVIVEEQNNSSEKFRKYTAEVQSISSNNKKIVTEGKVLLLLDKALYKSVLTLGDEYVLTAKLKDPQGSLNPHQFDYKKYLERNYILKTANVKKIVDNKPHNSILFKIKNFNQQMVKKIEESTLSLDSKEFLKAFLLGDRADMKKQNIDAYSKSGVMHLIAISGMHVAFIFGMIYSLLSFLFKGKHCKLRILSCLVFVWLFGIFVGLSSSVFRSCLMISIYYCFVLGKRSANIYHSLSLSAIIILLYNPNELYSIGFQLSYIAVFFMSWLSPIFVNRCKTKNNKINTYFIEPIAISVSAQLGTFPFVIYHFHQFSILSIPTNILIIPYSFIITYSSILELLIMYFPTYIQSYFSHIYNFLVEVLVVFTHSVSSVESCNLSNVSIGSLELFLLFCAVLYLRYIFINLKMKFFLYLLLILSFLQILRLIDHYQFSDRKEIVVFNNYLPLIGLREGEQLVVFKNEEEDLKKINSFILQPYMTGEKIKKIYIYNYLKNKKIQWNSKTIMVSDNFNLKKVNEKSVDYLILTENLITKNAVFYNHFKKIIVVNYKYAHDNSNENMNNTKIWKVENQGYFKEIFKD, encoded by the coding sequence ATGTTAAATATTGGGAAGCATCCATATTCTTTTTTCTTGTTTTTTTTAATTGTAGGAATTTTTTTAGGTAAAAATTTGGATTTATCTTATAAGCTCTGTTGTTTTTTACTTATTAGTACATTAATTATTTTATTCTTCATACTGAAACAGATAAAGTTTAAGATCATATATTCTTTAATAATTTTATTTAGCTGGTTTATATTAGGAGTTTTAGTATTAAAAATAAATTCATTTGTTCCAAACAACCATTATGTAAACTTTATAAATGAAAAAGAATTGCAATGCCTTACTGTAATTGTTGAAGAACAAAATAATTCATCTGAAAAATTTAGAAAGTATACAGCAGAGGTCCAATCAATTTCAAGTAATAATAAAAAAATAGTTACTGAGGGTAAAGTGCTATTATTATTGGATAAAGCTTTATATAAATCTGTACTGACTTTGGGGGATGAGTATGTGTTGACAGCGAAATTAAAAGATCCGCAAGGCTCTTTAAATCCACATCAGTTCGATTATAAAAAATATTTAGAACGTAATTATATTTTAAAAACAGCCAATGTTAAAAAAATAGTAGATAATAAGCCTCATAATTCCATCCTGTTTAAAATTAAAAATTTTAATCAGCAAATGGTGAAAAAAATAGAAGAATCAACATTAAGTTTAGATTCAAAAGAGTTCTTAAAAGCTTTTTTACTTGGAGACCGGGCGGATATGAAAAAACAGAACATTGATGCTTATTCCAAATCTGGTGTAATGCATTTAATAGCTATTTCGGGTATGCATGTTGCCTTTATATTTGGAATGATTTACAGTTTGCTGTCATTTTTGTTTAAAGGAAAGCATTGCAAATTACGAATTTTATCTTGTTTAGTGTTTGTCTGGCTATTTGGAATATTTGTTGGATTATCATCTTCTGTTTTTAGGTCGTGCCTAATGATCTCAATATATTATTGCTTTGTATTAGGTAAGAGATCTGCTAATATCTACCATAGTCTTTCTTTATCAGCTATAATTATTCTTTTATATAATCCTAATGAATTGTACTCCATCGGTTTCCAGTTGAGTTACATAGCTGTATTTTTTATGTCTTGGCTTTCTCCTATATTTGTAAATAGATGTAAGACTAAAAATAATAAAATAAACACCTATTTTATAGAGCCTATAGCAATATCCGTATCAGCTCAGCTGGGGACATTTCCATTTGTTATTTATCATTTTCATCAGTTTTCGATACTATCTATACCTACAAACATTCTAATTATTCCTTATAGCTTTATTATTACTTATTCCTCAATATTAGAATTGTTGATTATGTATTTTCCTACGTATATTCAATCGTACTTTTCTCATATTTATAATTTTTTAGTAGAAGTGCTCGTAGTGTTTACGCATAGTGTTTCATCTGTGGAATCTTGTAATCTTTCAAATGTATCTATTGGTTCATTAGAGTTATTTTTATTGTTTTGTGCCGTATTATACTTAAGGTATATATTCATCAATCTAAAAATGAAATTTTTTTTGTACCTATTACTAATACTTTCTTTTTTACAGATATTACGATTAATCGATCACTATCAATTTTCTGATCGTAAAGAAATTGTGGTATTTAACAATTATTTACCTTTGATAGGTTTGAGGGAAGGAGAGCAGCTTGTAGTATTTAAAAATGAAGAAGAGGATCTGAAAAAAATTAATTCATTTATATTGCAACCTTATATGACCGGAGAAAAAATCAAAAAAATTTATATATATAATTATTTAAAAAATAAAAAGATTCAGTGGAACTCTAAAACGATAATGGTATCTGATAATTTTAATTTGAAAAAAGTAAATGAAAAATCGGTTGATTATTTAATACTTACCGAAAATTTAATTACTAAAAATGCAGTTTTTTATAATCATTTTAAAAAAATAATTGTTGTAAATTATAAGTATGCCCATGATAATTCAAATGAAAATATGAATAATACAAAGATATGGAAAGTGGAAAATCAAGGATATTTTAAAGAAATATTTAAAGACTAA